The genomic interval GCCCAAAGAAGGCTATTATCCGGGAGAGAAAAGTAGCGATCGCGCATCAATTCTCGAACTCCTCGACCGCCTCCTGCATACAGGTATTGTCATTCAAGGAGATGTCGATCTCGGACTGGCACAACTCGATTTAATCCATGCCAAACTGCGGTTAATTCTTACCTCTAAACCCATCGATCGCTCAAATAACAGCGAGACACAACCCGGTAGGGTGGGCACCGCCCACCTGCCCAATTGACTCGCATAATGTCTATCTGTCGATAACTATAACAACAAAAAAAGGAGAACGGAATCGTTCTCCCCAATCGCTATTTTTCTTCCGATTGAAAAACCAGCTTAATAAGTTTCCACATGCCAACGGTGGGCTTTCTTCAGCTCTTTCTGATACGTCGGCCAGTCTACATCAAACTTAGATGCCGCCGAATACATGCCCTCATCAATACCGCCTTCCATGCCTTTGAGACCGCAAATATAGGTATGAGTCTTCGGTTGTTGGATTAACTTCCAAAGTTCATCCGCATTTTCTTGAATCCGGTGTTGAATATACATTTTACCGCCTTCAGCATTCTGCTGCTCGCGGCTAATAGCATAGGTCAGGCGGAAGTTATTGGGGAACTCCTGCTGTAATTTCTCCAGCTCTTCTTTATACAAGATATTAGCCGTGTAGGGAATACCGAAGAACAACCAAGCCAAGCCTCGGAACTTGTAATCTTCATGCTGTTCCTTAAACATGCGCCACAGATAAGCTCGGAACGGAGCAATTCCAGTTCCCGTTGCAATCATAATGATGTTGGCATCTTCCTCTGGCGGGAGCAGCATTTCCTTACCTACCGGCCCGGTAATAGCCACATCATCCCCAACATTGAGATTGCATAAGTGAGTGGAACAAACCCCATAAACCTTTTCTCCGGTTTCTGGGTGGTTGTATTCGAGCTGCCGCACGCAGAGAGAGACTGTACTATCCTCTTCGTTATCTCCATGACGAGTCGAAGCAATAGAATACAGGCGCAGTTTGTTGGGTTTTCCTTTCGCATCAGTTCCGGGAGGAATAATCCCTATACTTTGCCCTTCG from Roseofilum casamattae BLCC-M143 carries:
- the petH gene encoding ferredoxin--NADP reductase — protein: MYTSNRLFQFEVVGLNPGSTAQTQSCSVRQSGSIFITVPYARMNQEMRRISRLGGTIVNIQPLDGQRQPTASASSPGSSTQVSMQPAPTQQPQGKIHPKSEDTKIPVNTYRPKTPFIGKCLSNEPLVAEGGSGIVQHLVFDLAGSDLKYIEGQSIGIIPPGTDAKGKPNKLRLYSIASTRHGDNEEDSTVSLCVRQLEYNHPETGEKVYGVCSTHLCNLNVGDDVAITGPVGKEMLLPPEEDANIIMIATGTGIAPFRAYLWRMFKEQHEDYKFRGLAWLFFGIPYTANILYKEELEKLQQEFPNNFRLTYAISREQQNAEGGKMYIQHRIQENADELWKLIQQPKTHTYICGLKGMEGGIDEGMYSAASKFDVDWPTYQKELKKAHRWHVETY